The following proteins come from a genomic window of Terribacillus aidingensis:
- a CDS encoding ROK family glucokinase produces the protein MSKDGLLVGVDIGGTTIKLAIIDGTSELVEKWEIKTDKYEQGLHIPKQIWETIQAKLTERGIAKETIQGIGVGAPGFVVPRNGVIAEAVNVGWRDFPLSAELGVLSGLPVFIDNDANLAALGEVWKGAGAQQDNIIAITLGTGVGAGIIANGHIVNGINGTAGEIGHVTVEENGAPCNCGRKGCLETISSATGISRLATEAAAAHPESGLGRRFAENGRVSSKDVFELAAENDAEAQKIVDRSTSVLAKTLANAAILTNPSRIIIGGGVSKAGDALMEPIREAFVKAALPRTTYECEIVPAQLGNDAGVYGAAYLVKQHLEEPAK, from the coding sequence ATGAGTAAGGACGGACTATTGGTCGGTGTCGATATCGGCGGCACAACAATTAAGCTCGCCATCATCGATGGAACGAGCGAACTAGTTGAAAAATGGGAGATCAAGACGGATAAATATGAGCAAGGTCTGCACATACCGAAGCAGATCTGGGAAACAATCCAGGCAAAGCTAACAGAACGTGGCATTGCAAAGGAAACAATCCAAGGCATCGGTGTAGGAGCACCAGGGTTCGTTGTCCCGCGTAACGGTGTCATCGCAGAAGCAGTCAATGTCGGCTGGCGTGATTTCCCTCTTTCTGCTGAGCTTGGCGTACTATCCGGATTGCCTGTTTTCATCGACAATGATGCTAACTTGGCTGCGCTCGGCGAAGTGTGGAAAGGTGCAGGTGCACAGCAGGATAATATCATTGCCATCACACTTGGCACTGGTGTTGGAGCAGGTATCATTGCTAATGGCCATATCGTGAATGGAATAAATGGTACGGCAGGAGAAATCGGCCATGTCACCGTCGAAGAGAATGGTGCCCCGTGCAATTGCGGGCGAAAAGGCTGTTTAGAAACTATCTCCTCTGCGACAGGTATCAGCCGTTTGGCAACAGAGGCTGCTGCTGCGCATCCAGAGAGCGGCTTGGGAAGAAGGTTTGCAGAAAACGGTCGCGTTTCTTCCAAAGACGTCTTCGAGCTGGCTGCCGAAAATGATGCAGAAGCGCAAAAGATTGTGGACAGATCCACCAGCGTCCTGGCAAAAACGTTAGCTAACGCTGCTATCCTTACCAACCCTTCCCGCATCATCATCGGGGGAGGCGTATCCAAAGCAGGGGATGCTTTGATGGAACCTATCAGGGAAGCGTTCGTGAAAGCTGCCCTGCCGCGTACAACATATGAATGTGAAATCGTGCCGGCACAGCTCGGCAATGATGCAGGTGTCTACGGTGCTGCTTACTTAGTCAAACAGCACTTGGAAGAGCCCGCAAAATAA
- a CDS encoding YqgQ family protein, translating into MKTVYDVMQLLKTYGIFVYIGDRKLDLTMMLEELRELYDNNLLSLEEYGQANLILRKEISALSDSREGAGNNE; encoded by the coding sequence ATGAAAACGGTTTATGATGTGATGCAGCTATTGAAGACGTATGGTATTTTCGTATACATCGGAGACCGCAAGCTCGATTTGACGATGATGCTGGAAGAGCTGCGGGAGCTGTATGACAATAACCTATTGTCATTAGAGGAATATGGACAAGCAAATTTGATTCTTAGAAAAGAGATAAGTGCTTTATCGGATAGTCGAGAAGGAGCGGGAAACAATGAGTAA
- a CDS encoding MBL fold metallo-hydrolase — MNKMKIHTLSLGPMGTNCYILESKNDCLIVDPGGDSVKLIEWIKQKELRPQAILLTHAHFDHIGAVDDARDIYHIPVYLHEEEADWLGDPGKNGSKMFPVKQITARDADENLKPGNMGFGHFEFEVRHTPGHSPGSVSLVFHKEKYAIVGDALFQRGIGRTDLYRGDLPTLMQSITDQLLSLPDFYEVYPGHGPKTTIGEEQAKNPFLI, encoded by the coding sequence ATGAATAAAATGAAAATACATACATTAAGTCTTGGACCGATGGGAACAAATTGTTACATACTGGAATCAAAGAACGACTGCCTGATTGTTGACCCAGGCGGAGATAGCGTCAAACTGATTGAATGGATCAAACAGAAAGAACTGCGACCGCAGGCAATTCTCCTGACACATGCTCATTTCGATCATATCGGAGCGGTCGATGATGCGCGGGACATTTATCATATTCCTGTGTATCTGCATGAAGAGGAAGCTGATTGGCTAGGTGATCCAGGTAAGAATGGTTCAAAAATGTTTCCGGTCAAGCAGATAACAGCGAGAGATGCGGATGAGAATCTAAAGCCAGGTAATATGGGGTTTGGACATTTCGAATTTGAAGTACGTCATACACCAGGGCATTCTCCTGGAAGTGTGAGCCTTGTCTTCCATAAAGAAAAGTATGCAATCGTCGGTGATGCGCTGTTTCAGCGTGGCATTGGACGAACAGATCTTTATCGAGGTGATCTGCCGACCTTGATGCAAAGTATTACCGATCAATTATTGTCACTGCCTGACTTCTATGAAGTGTACCCGGGTCATGGTCCAAAAACGACGATAGGGGAAGAACAGGCGAAGAATCCTTTCCTTAT
- a CDS encoding M42 family metallopeptidase, with translation MKRIDRISETLENLVHIPSPSGYTEQAIDFCRSVADSLGYHSKVTNKGSLLITVPGKDTAHHRLLTAHVDTLGAMVRGIKADGTLSLAMIGGFRWNSVEGEYCTIHSKDNAFTGTILMHQTSVHVYKEAGEAKRDEKNIEVRIDEQTTSRDETEALGIRVGDFVSFDPRFVRTDSGFIKSRHLDDKASVAILLELLRGLKEENLQLPYTTHMLISNNEEIGYGGNSSIPSEVVEYIAVDMGAIGDGQATTEYDVSICVKDSSGPYHYALREQLAELAQSNGLPYKLDIYPYYGSDASAAIRAGYDIRHGLIGPGIAASHAFERTHESALTATYTLLDAYLKSDMF, from the coding sequence ATGAAGCGAATTGATCGAATATCAGAAACATTGGAAAATCTAGTGCATATACCAAGTCCTTCAGGTTATACGGAACAGGCGATTGACTTTTGCCGCAGTGTGGCAGATTCACTTGGATACCATTCAAAGGTGACGAATAAAGGCAGTCTGCTTATTACGGTACCAGGTAAAGATACAGCTCACCACCGACTGCTGACTGCGCATGTTGACACATTAGGCGCCATGGTCAGAGGGATAAAAGCAGATGGTACATTGTCCTTGGCAATGATTGGGGGATTCCGCTGGAACAGTGTCGAAGGGGAATATTGTACGATACATAGCAAAGATAATGCCTTCACTGGCACAATACTGATGCATCAAACATCTGTTCATGTTTATAAGGAAGCTGGAGAAGCAAAACGGGACGAGAAGAACATCGAGGTCCGCATCGATGAACAAACAACATCTCGTGACGAAACGGAAGCTCTCGGGATTCGTGTAGGAGATTTCGTGTCGTTCGATCCGCGTTTTGTTCGTACTGACTCAGGATTCATTAAATCAAGACATTTGGATGACAAGGCAAGTGTCGCAATTCTGCTTGAATTGCTAAGAGGACTGAAGGAAGAAAACCTCCAGCTGCCATACACCACACATATGCTTATTTCTAATAATGAGGAGATTGGTTATGGAGGAAATTCAAGCATTCCATCGGAGGTAGTGGAATATATCGCAGTCGATATGGGAGCGATCGGAGACGGTCAAGCCACCACAGAATATGATGTATCCATCTGTGTAAAAGATTCAAGCGGACCTTACCATTATGCATTGAGAGAACAGCTTGCAGAGCTCGCTCAATCCAATGGTCTGCCATATAAGCTGGATATATATCCATACTACGGATCGGATGCATCAGCCGCGATACGTGCAGGATACGATATCCGCCACGGTCTTATCGGACCTGGTATTGCTGCATCCCATGCATTTGAACGCACACATGAAAGTGCTTTGACTGCTACTTATACTTTGCTGGATGCTTATTTGAAGAGCGATATGTTTTAA
- a CDS encoding rhomboid family intramembrane serine protease translates to MTYNEETAYYKMINHLLAVHGFTLVRAEDDLRVCWLEKKQNGITHVVKLNYRTFTWANHLKQDILKTANQIQNMSKGLFARKTRIYNVYFGEQEPADDWSKLKKPMIIKSKRPIPMQLYYLDGSSYEKESEKLFRHLKLDDKISLTSADEHELEVEKSRLRSLLVQQQQADQAVFHRKKPLLVYILIGICVVMFLLETLLGGSTDSAVLIELGAKYNPLILAENEWWRIISSMFLHIGALHLLTNMLSLYYLGTLTEQIFGHRRFFFIYILGGIIGGLGSFAFSDSLSAGASGAIFGLFGALIYFGVVYPKLFWRTIGNVLIVILLINLVISFSASHVIDVFAHLGGLAGGFASALLVGLSGKRNTRARIGGTLLSIAFIAGLIWYGFTGPVNDALRHVLNVEDALRQNDYSSVISDATLALSEGESAYEPMLLFNRGLAYYKTGDMDKSAKDYERLVTLTPEDHAAHYNLALVLQAEGKLEEAMKHAKRAVELKPDNSQYEQLQQNLSQ, encoded by the coding sequence ATGACCTACAACGAAGAAACGGCCTATTATAAGATGATCAATCATTTGTTAGCCGTTCATGGTTTTACATTAGTGAGAGCTGAAGACGACTTAAGAGTTTGTTGGCTCGAGAAGAAGCAGAATGGTATCACCCATGTTGTGAAACTTAATTATAGAACCTTTACTTGGGCAAATCATTTAAAACAGGATATTTTGAAAACGGCGAATCAGATACAGAATATGAGCAAAGGATTGTTCGCCAGGAAGACGCGTATCTATAATGTCTATTTTGGTGAACAGGAACCTGCGGATGATTGGTCGAAGCTAAAAAAACCTATGATTATCAAAAGTAAGCGTCCTATCCCGATGCAGCTTTATTATTTAGATGGCAGCTCATATGAAAAAGAGTCGGAGAAGCTATTTCGTCATTTGAAGCTTGATGACAAGATTTCTTTGACTTCTGCTGATGAACATGAGCTAGAGGTGGAGAAGAGCAGACTCCGCAGCTTGCTTGTTCAGCAGCAGCAGGCAGACCAAGCCGTCTTTCATCGAAAAAAGCCGCTTTTGGTCTATATACTTATCGGAATTTGTGTCGTAATGTTCCTCTTGGAAACACTGCTTGGAGGCTCGACTGACTCTGCAGTGCTTATTGAGCTCGGAGCGAAATACAATCCATTGATTCTAGCCGAAAATGAATGGTGGCGAATCATCTCCTCGATGTTTTTACATATCGGGGCCTTGCATCTTTTGACAAATATGCTGTCATTATATTATCTCGGTACACTGACAGAGCAGATATTCGGTCATCGTCGTTTCTTCTTCATCTACATTTTAGGAGGAATCATAGGCGGGCTGGGAAGCTTTGCTTTCTCAGATAGTCTTAGTGCAGGAGCATCAGGTGCGATTTTCGGGTTGTTTGGAGCGCTGATATATTTTGGTGTTGTTTATCCGAAACTGTTCTGGCGTACGATCGGGAACGTTTTGATCGTCATCCTGCTTATTAACTTAGTCATCAGTTTCTCTGCTAGTCATGTGATTGATGTATTCGCGCATCTCGGCGGCTTGGCAGGAGGCTTTGCCAGTGCTTTGCTCGTTGGCTTGTCTGGTAAAAGAAATACAAGAGCGCGCATTGGCGGTACACTTTTGTCCATTGCATTTATTGCTGGTCTCATTTGGTATGGATTTACTGGACCAGTAAATGATGCACTGCGTCACGTACTTAACGTGGAAGATGCACTAAGACAAAACGATTATTCTTCTGTGATTTCCGATGCGACCCTAGCTTTGAGCGAAGGGGAATCTGCATATGAACCGATGCTTTTATTCAATCGCGGTTTAGCTTACTACAAGACTGGTGACATGGATAAAAGTGCAAAGGACTATGAGCGACTGGTGACATTAACCCCGGAGGATCATGCTGCTCATTATAATTTGGCGCTTGTCCTCCAGGCAGAAGGAAAATTGGAGGAAGCTATGAAGCATGCAAAGAGAGCAGTCGAGCTTAAGCCTGATAACAGCCAGTATGAACAGCTCCAACAGAATCTCTCTCAATAA
- a CDS encoding LTA synthase family protein encodes MKRTFTAPLYILATVLFGLKTYIIYRFLFNISLDNAMQEFILLLNPFVSAFLAFGLSVLFSRKWQMRYIRIISLVGSIILYINLIFYRHFSDFLTVPVLMQGSNAADLGGSVLSLIYPQDILLFLDLAIIWFLSYRFKETMTVEYLRRKKVSTMAAIAAVVVINIGLAEAERPQLFTRGFDREYLVKNIGLFNFHVYDAVMQSKTEAQRVFADGNELPEILSYVNEEVETEKSAKFGQAEGKNVIFISLESMQSFLINNELNGEEVTPFLNSLTEDKDTYYFENFYHQTEQGKTSDSEFLVENSLYPLPRGAVFFTHGQNEYNGTPEILGQSDYTTAVFHSNNSSFWNRDVMYDSLGYDTFYDENSYDVITEGEDQNTVGWGLMDKPFFEQSIPYLQEMDKPYYSKFITLTNHHPFDLPEEEATIDQFDSNSQTLNKYFQTARYTDEAVQKFFEQLKESGEYEDSIIVMMGDHYGISEYHNKAMSQYLGKDITPYQQVQNQRVPFFIHIPGDGKGQVMEKVAGQIDVKPTILSLLGIEAEHDIQFGNDVFAEDRKDFTALRNGDFISDEYVFTNDMCYDRLTGEPADNIEGEEAEISGETGEQIESVCEPIQEQVTKELNYSDRIIYGDLLRFYDFQEGKEKAS; translated from the coding sequence TTGAAACGAACATTCACTGCACCATTATATATTTTGGCGACAGTTTTGTTTGGACTGAAGACGTATATCATTTATCGTTTCTTATTCAACATCAGCTTGGATAATGCGATGCAGGAATTCATTCTGCTGCTGAATCCGTTTGTCAGTGCCTTTTTAGCTTTTGGTCTCAGCGTTTTATTCTCACGAAAATGGCAGATGCGGTATATCCGGATCATCAGCCTCGTGGGTTCTATCATCTTGTACATCAACTTGATTTTTTACCGACACTTCAGTGATTTCCTTACAGTGCCGGTCCTCATGCAAGGAAGCAATGCCGCTGACCTTGGCGGCAGTGTATTAAGCCTCATTTATCCACAGGACATTCTGCTGTTCTTGGATTTGGCTATCATCTGGTTCCTCAGCTATCGTTTTAAAGAAACAATGACGGTTGAATACCTTCGCAGAAAGAAAGTATCAACAATGGCGGCTATAGCCGCGGTTGTCGTAATAAACATCGGACTTGCGGAAGCAGAACGCCCGCAGCTGTTTACACGCGGATTTGACCGGGAATATCTGGTCAAGAATATCGGTTTGTTCAACTTCCATGTATATGATGCAGTCATGCAATCAAAGACGGAAGCACAGCGCGTGTTTGCGGACGGAAATGAGCTTCCTGAGATTCTTTCTTATGTAAATGAAGAAGTGGAAACAGAGAAGTCAGCTAAATTCGGGCAGGCAGAAGGAAAGAATGTCATTTTCATCTCCCTTGAATCCATGCAGAGCTTCCTGATCAACAATGAGCTGAACGGGGAAGAAGTCACACCATTCCTCAACAGCCTGACAGAAGACAAAGACACGTATTACTTCGAGAATTTCTATCATCAGACAGAACAGGGCAAAACATCTGACTCTGAATTCTTAGTTGAAAACTCCTTATATCCGTTACCTCGGGGAGCAGTATTTTTCACTCACGGTCAGAATGAATACAACGGAACACCTGAAATTTTAGGACAAAGCGATTACACAACAGCGGTATTCCATTCGAACAACTCCAGCTTCTGGAATCGTGATGTCATGTATGACAGCCTGGGCTATGACACCTTCTATGATGAAAACAGCTATGACGTCATCACCGAAGGAGAAGACCAAAATACAGTTGGATGGGGCTTGATGGATAAACCATTCTTCGAACAGTCGATTCCATACCTTCAGGAAATGGATAAACCGTATTATTCGAAGTTCATCACCTTGACGAACCACCATCCGTTCGATTTGCCAGAAGAAGAAGCGACTATTGATCAGTTTGACTCCAACTCCCAGACACTGAATAAGTATTTCCAAACAGCGCGCTACACAGACGAAGCAGTACAGAAATTCTTTGAGCAGCTGAAGGAATCCGGTGAATATGAAGATTCCATCATCGTGATGATGGGAGATCACTATGGCATCAGTGAATATCATAATAAAGCGATGAGCCAATACTTGGGCAAAGACATCACACCATATCAGCAAGTGCAGAACCAGCGCGTTCCGTTCTTCATCCACATTCCGGGTGACGGAAAGGGACAGGTGATGGAAAAAGTAGCAGGTCAAATTGATGTAAAACCAACGATCCTGAGTTTGTTGGGAATCGAAGCTGAACATGATATCCAATTTGGGAATGATGTGTTCGCAGAAGACCGCAAAGACTTCACTGCCTTGCGAAATGGAGATTTCATCAGTGATGAGTATGTGTTCACCAATGATATGTGCTACGACAGGCTGACGGGTGAGCCAGCTGACAATATAGAAGGAGAAGAAGCAGAGATATCCGGTGAGACCGGTGAACAGATAGAAAGCGTCTGTGAACCGATTCAGGAACAAGTAACGAAAGAACTGAATTACTCCGATCGGATTATCTATGGTGACTTGCTCCGGTTCTACGATTTCCAAGAAGGTAAGGAAAAAGCAAGTTAA
- the pstB gene encoding phosphate ABC transporter ATP-binding protein PstB translates to MQVAAEKETIFQVNDLNLWYDDFHALKDVSLEALNNEIYAIIGPSGCGKSTFIKTLNLMINMEPGVRMTGEINYKNKNILDSRVDLVDLRRKVGMIFQKGNPFPQSIYDNIVYGPKIHGIKKKSELDEIVETTLKDVALWDEVKDRLKSSAMGLSGGQQQRLCIARALATKPDVVLMDEPTSALDPISTLKIEELMTELKKKYCIVIVTHNMQQASRISDKTAFFLHGRVVESAETGKIFSNPEDKRTEDYISGRFG, encoded by the coding sequence ATGCAAGTGGCAGCAGAGAAAGAGACAATTTTCCAAGTGAATGATTTGAACCTATGGTATGACGACTTCCATGCATTGAAGGATGTTAGCCTGGAAGCGTTGAATAATGAGATTTATGCTATTATCGGTCCATCCGGTTGTGGTAAATCCACTTTCATCAAGACACTTAATCTAATGATCAATATGGAGCCAGGTGTCCGTATGACTGGTGAAATTAATTACAAGAACAAAAACATTCTTGATTCCAGAGTTGACTTGGTGGATTTACGTCGTAAAGTAGGGATGATTTTCCAAAAAGGTAACCCTTTCCCGCAGTCAATTTACGATAATATAGTGTATGGACCAAAAATTCACGGTATTAAGAAGAAAAGTGAATTGGATGAAATCGTAGAAACAACTTTGAAGGATGTTGCGCTTTGGGATGAAGTAAAGGATCGCCTAAAGTCTTCTGCAATGGGTCTTTCCGGTGGTCAGCAGCAGCGTTTGTGTATTGCGCGTGCGCTTGCAACGAAACCGGATGTCGTCTTGATGGATGAACCAACATCTGCATTGGATCCGATTTCCACTTTGAAAATTGAGGAGCTTATGACGGAGCTTAAGAAAAAGTATTGTATCGTCATCGTGACACATAATATGCAGCAGGCTTCCCGTATTTCAGATAAAACAGCCTTCTTCCTGCATGGTCGTGTTGTGGAGTCAGCAGAAACGGGTAAGATATTCTCTAACCCGGAAGATAAGCGGACTGAAGATTATATTAGCGGACGTTTCGGTTAA
- a CDS encoding endolytic transglycosylase MltG, whose product MKQVIRGFATALLLAGICMLAFHFTENPKTEETATASAAVETVKPSIDNMKKELEENDYHVLTKKDYDQLKDAQEKTPEQPEKEEQKTFTLKLETGMTSEDVASALQKASIIEDASAFRTYLDITEASESLQVGNYQLSSDMGYDDIAKLMTK is encoded by the coding sequence ATGAAGCAAGTGATCCGAGGGTTCGCAACTGCTCTTCTCTTAGCAGGCATTTGTATGCTTGCGTTTCACTTTACTGAAAATCCTAAAACGGAAGAAACAGCAACAGCTTCAGCTGCAGTCGAAACGGTAAAGCCTAGTATAGATAACATGAAAAAAGAGCTTGAAGAAAACGACTACCATGTGCTGACTAAAAAAGACTATGATCAGCTTAAGGATGCACAAGAGAAAACACCGGAACAGCCAGAAAAAGAAGAGCAAAAAACATTTACTCTTAAGCTGGAAACTGGCATGACTAGCGAAGACGTAGCATCTGCACTTCAAAAAGCCAGTATTATCGAGGATGCATCCGCATTCCGTACGTATTTGGACATTACAGAAGCAAGTGAATCACTGCAAGTCGGCAACTATCAATTAAGTTCCGATATGGGATACGATGACATTGCTAAATTGATGACAAAATAA
- the phoU gene encoding phosphate signaling complex protein PhoU gives MVAREQFSADLESIQKSIISFAYEVDTALKQAIDALYERDSDLAYKVIENDDLLNERDQEINEATIQLIAMQQPVATDLRRLVAFLRVSSDLERMGDHAKNIAKSVNRLNVLSPYDIPPAIRDMQEVVSKMIHSAVQAFEEEDITKAKKLADLDNVVDSMYGELFRDMLDERKAQSGKHQQTMQLVFVGRFVERVGDHITNIGESILYLVKGTAVDLNK, from the coding sequence ATGGTAGCGAGAGAGCAATTTTCAGCAGATTTGGAATCAATCCAGAAATCAATTATTTCTTTTGCATATGAAGTAGACACAGCTTTGAAGCAAGCTATAGACGCATTATATGAGCGAGACAGTGATCTAGCTTATAAAGTAATTGAAAATGATGATTTATTGAATGAACGCGATCAGGAAATAAATGAAGCTACGATCCAATTAATTGCGATGCAGCAGCCTGTTGCGACAGATTTGCGACGCTTGGTTGCTTTCCTTCGTGTATCTTCCGACTTGGAGCGGATGGGTGACCATGCAAAAAATATCGCGAAAAGCGTAAACCGATTGAATGTATTAAGCCCGTATGACATTCCACCGGCAATCCGTGATATGCAGGAAGTTGTCAGTAAAATGATTCATAGTGCTGTACAAGCCTTTGAAGAAGAAGATATCACTAAAGCGAAAAAGTTGGCTGATTTGGATAATGTGGTAGACAGTATGTACGGTGAACTATTCCGTGACATGCTGGATGAGCGTAAGGCGCAGTCTGGGAAACATCAACAGACGATGCAGCTTGTCTTTGTTGGGCGCTTTGTTGAGCGTGTAGGAGACCATATAACGAATATTGGAGAAAGTATCCTATATCTTGTTAAAGGTACTGCAGTTGATTTAAATAAATAA
- the rpmG gene encoding 50S ribosomal protein L33: MRVNITLACTETGDRNYITTKNKRKHPERMELRKYSPRLKKYTLHRETK, translated from the coding sequence ATGCGTGTAAACATTACTCTCGCCTGCACAGAAACAGGAGATCGTAACTACATTACAACAAAAAATAAGCGTAAACATCCAGAACGCATGGAGCTTAGAAAATATAGCCCACGCTTGAAAAAGTATACGCTGCACCGCGAAACAAAATAA
- the pstB gene encoding phosphate ABC transporter ATP-binding protein PstB, whose amino-acid sequence MAASTTRASKKEVVLDVKDLSIFYGNNEAVKRANMGIEKNAVTALIGPSGCGKSTFIRSINRMNDLIPSSRAEGEIIYDGINILRDDINVVALRSEIGMVFQKPNPFPKSIYNNITHALKYNGQKNKKVLDEIVEESLRKAALWDEVKDRLHQSALSLSGGQQQRLCIARTLAMQPQILLLDEPASALDPVSNSKIEELILQLKEDYSIVIVTHNMSQASRVSDKTAFFLNGDVVEYDDTKKIFTNPSETKTEEYISGRFG is encoded by the coding sequence ATGGCTGCATCCACTACAAGAGCTTCCAAGAAAGAAGTCGTACTTGATGTAAAGGATCTCAGCATTTTCTACGGTAATAATGAAGCGGTGAAACGGGCAAATATGGGTATCGAAAAGAACGCAGTAACAGCACTAATCGGACCTTCCGGCTGTGGAAAATCTACGTTCATCCGCTCCATCAATCGGATGAATGACTTGATCCCTTCCAGCCGAGCAGAAGGTGAGATCATTTATGACGGAATCAATATTCTTCGTGATGATATCAATGTTGTTGCATTGCGTTCTGAAATCGGCATGGTGTTCCAAAAACCGAACCCATTCCCTAAATCCATCTACAACAACATTACACATGCATTGAAATACAATGGTCAGAAAAATAAGAAGGTCCTAGACGAAATTGTTGAGGAAAGCTTGCGCAAGGCTGCTTTATGGGATGAAGTGAAAGACCGTCTGCATCAATCAGCTTTGTCTTTATCCGGTGGTCAGCAGCAGCGTCTGTGTATCGCACGTACGTTGGCAATGCAACCGCAGATTCTCCTATTGGATGAACCTGCATCTGCGCTTGATCCAGTATCCAATTCCAAGATTGAAGAACTTATCCTTCAGCTGAAAGAAGATTATAGTATTGTTATCGTTACACATAACATGTCACAGGCATCTCGTGTATCTGATAAGACCGCCTTCTTCTTAAATGGGGATGTCGTAGAATACGATGATACGAAAAAAATCTTCACTAATCCTTCTGAAACGAAAACAGAAGAATATATTTCCGGTAGATTCGGGTAG
- a CDS encoding 5-formyltetrahydrofolate cyclo-ligase: protein MGEKEKLRQEGLRLLKEMPLTDKLHVEHRLADLLFASSIWKDAKSIGLTMALPHEWDTTKLIQQAWLEKKRICVPLTIENRGMQFYHIESYNQLTDGAFGIKEPIAERCEPASKDELDLLIVPGLLFDTLGYRIGYGGGYYDRYLTDYQHKSLSLASSRQIKQSLPVGPLDLPVDHLLTDDGFLL, encoded by the coding sequence ATGGGAGAAAAAGAAAAACTTCGACAGGAAGGACTTCGTTTGCTGAAGGAAATGCCGCTTACAGATAAGCTGCATGTTGAGCATCGGCTTGCAGACCTCCTCTTTGCTTCTTCCATCTGGAAAGATGCAAAAAGCATCGGCCTGACAATGGCCCTGCCGCATGAGTGGGATACAACCAAGCTTATCCAGCAAGCATGGCTCGAGAAGAAGAGAATATGTGTCCCACTTACTATTGAAAACCGAGGTATGCAGTTTTACCACATCGAAAGCTACAATCAATTAACGGACGGAGCGTTTGGCATTAAAGAACCGATCGCCGAACGTTGCGAACCAGCTTCGAAGGATGAACTGGATCTTCTGATAGTGCCCGGCCTTCTTTTCGATACATTAGGTTATAGGATTGGTTATGGCGGCGGATATTATGATCGTTATCTAACCGATTATCAACATAAGTCGTTGTCTCTTGCAAGCAGCCGGCAGATTAAGCAGTCACTGCCAGTTGGACCATTAGATCTTCCGGTGGACCATCTTTTGACAGATGATGGTTTTCTGTTATAA